Proteins found in one Muntiacus reevesi chromosome 2, mMunRee1.1, whole genome shotgun sequence genomic segment:
- the PIEZO1 gene encoding piezo-type mechanosensitive ion channel component 1 isoform X1, whose translation MEPHVLGAVLYWLLLPFALLAACLFRVNALSLVYLLFLLLLPWFPGPSQHSIRGHTGRLLRALLGFSLLFLAAHLTFQICLHTVPRLDQLFLDSPSCSPWDTITWDAISRHIGVTRLDLKDIPNAIRLVAPDLGILVVSSLCLGVCRRLTRTARRSQHVQEPDDDSEEADAGSLGELQEAPALSPTRRSRLAARFRITAHWLLVAAGRTLAIVLLALAGIAHPSAFSSVYFLLFLAIGTWWACHFPISPLGFNTLCVMVGCFGTGHLICLYCYQTPLAQTTLPPASIWARVFGLKDFVAPTNCSSPNVLVINADHDWPVYVSPGILLLLCYTVTSLLKLHARQPADQRKEAAGDDDAREVELTEVDLWPQGQARVVAIKEEGAAQHTMPAPTTPDPEDNCIVHDLTGHSAVQQRPSCPRLVEPKETSPLHGLGHLIMDQSYVCALIAMMVWSITYHSWLTFVLLLWACLIWTVRSRHQLAMLCSPFILLYGLALCCLRYVWAMDLQAELPTALGPVSLRQLGLEHTRYPCLDLGAMLLCTLTFWLLLRQFVKEKLLRRVRAPVALTEVTVAATEPTRTQMLLRSLGELVRGIYAKYWIYVCAGMFIVVSFAGRLVVYKIVYMLLFLLCLILFQVYYSLWRKLLKAFWWLVVAYTMLVLVAVYTFQFQDFPAYWRNLTGLTDEQLGDLGLEQFSVSELFSSILVPGFFLLACILQLHYFHRPFMQLTDPEHRPLPGACIPRWVPGQDAVSRTPLLQQEEEEEVPRDEGLGTASPHQATQVPEASKWGLVAERLLDLATGFSDVITRVQVLVRRLLELHVFKLVALYTVWVALKEVSVLNFLLVVLWAFALPYPRFRPMASCLATVWTCIIIVCKMLYQLKVVNPHEYASNCTEPFPNSTNLQKTEIRQSLLYRGPVDPANWFGVRKGFPNLGYIQNHLQILLLLVFEAMVYRSQDYHRRRHQLAPLPAQAVCAEGTRQQLDRDLPSCLKYYVNFFFYKFGLEVCFLAAVNVIGQRMNFMVILHGCWLVAILTRRRREAITRLWPNYCLFLALFLLYQYLLCLGVPPALCIDYPWRWSRAVPMNSALIKWLYLPDFFSAPNATNLISDFLLLLCASQQWQVFSAERTEEWRHMAGVNTDRLEPLRGEPNPVPNFIHCRSYLDMLKVAVFRYLFWLVLVVVFITGATRISVFGLGYLLACFYLLLFGTSLQQKDTRARLVLWDCLILYNVTVIVSKNMLSLLSCVFVEQMQSSFCWVIQLFSLVCTVKGYYDPKEMLGRDQDCLLPVEEAGVLWDSVCFLFLLLQRRVFLSYYFLHVQAELRATALQASRGFALYNAANLKTIELHRRAEEKSLAQLKRQMERIRAKQEKHRQGRANRGRLQGSPDPGQEPGPGSPGGASPPRQQWWRPWLDHATVIHSGDYFLFESDSEEEEEAQPEDPRPSSQSAFQMAYQAWVTNAQTVLRQQRQQRAEQLRTGGDPSQEAGPAEGLEDEVTGRSHVMQRVLSAVQFLWVLGQALVDGLTRWLHDFTRHHRAMSDVLRAERYLLTQELLRGGEVRRDVVDQLYASEAEAARDALSTASSGLGVEEPLSSMTEDTSSPLSTGYNTRSSSEEVVTEPGASLLGSGELPASGRGRMRTASELLLDRCVHIPELEEAEQFAAGRGRVLRLLEAMYQCVAAHSELLCYFVIVLNHMVTASATSLVLPVLVFLWAMLSIPRPSKRFWMTAIVFTEVTVVAKYLFQFGFFPWNSHAVLRRYENKPYFPPRILGLEKSDSYVKYDLLQLMALFFHRAQLLCYGLWDHEDPPLSKEHDGGSAKEKGAEEEPDLPTPQEEPGGAARPPAEDNSQAEAKGGPLEPGDKRRISLRFRRRRKESTEARGQAIEGEEEAAAVAVVAAGAAALRREKKRSRPRERVRVLGVRLQSFCLSLAQSMYWPVRRFFQDILHTKYRAATDVYALMFLADVIDFIIIIFGFWAFGKHSAATDITSSLSDDQVPEAFLVMLLIQFSTMVIDRALYLRKTVLGKLAFQVVLVLAVHLWMFFILPAVTERMFSQNAVAQLWYFVKCIYFALSAYQIRCGYPTRILGNFLTKKYNHLNLFLFQGFRLVPFLVELRAVMDWVWTDTTLSLSNWMCVEDIYANIFIIKCSRETEKKYPQPKGQKKKKIVKYGMGGLIILFLVAIIWFPLLFMSLVRSVVGVVNQPIDVTVTLKLGGYEPLFTMSAQQPSIVPFTHHTYEELSKQFDPHPLAMQFISQYSPEDIVTVHIEGSSGALWRISPPSRAQMKRELYNGTADITLRFTWNFQRDLAKGGSVEYTNEKHTLDLAPNSTARRQLASLLEGTSDQSVVIPHLFPKYIRAPNGPEANPVKQLQPNEEADYLGVRIQLRRERVGTGAAGFLEWWVIELQDCQANCNLLPMVIFSDKVSPPSLGFLAGYGIMGLYVSIVLVIGKFVRGFFSEISHSIMFEELPCVDRILKLCQDIFLVRETRELELEEELYAKLIFLYRSPETMIKWTRDKE comes from the exons GATGATGACAGTGAGGAAGCAGACGCTGGCTCCCTGGGGGAGCTGCAGGAAGCCCCTGCACTGTCCCCTACGCGGAGATCTCGGCTGGCTGCCCGGTTCCGGATCACAGCGCACTGGCTGCTCGTGGCAGCTGGGCGGACGCTGGCCATCGTGCTGCTTGCACTGGCAG GCATTGCCCACCCCTCAGCCTTCTCCAGTGTCTACTTCCTGCTCTTCCTGGCCATTGGCACCTGGTGGGCCTGTCACTTTCCCATCAGCCCCTTGGGCTTCAACACACTCTGCGTCATGGTGGGCTGCTTTGGCACCGGCCATCTCATCTGCCTCTATTGCTACCAGACGCCTCTCGCCCAGACCACTCTCCCACCTGCCAGCATCTGGGCCAG GGTGTTTGGTCTCAAGGACTTCGTGGCCCCCACCAACTGCTCCAGCCCCAATGTGCTGGTCATCAATGCCGACCATGACTGGCCCGTGTATGTGAGCCCCGGCATCCTGCTGCTGCTCTGCTACACGGTGACCTCGCTCCTGAAGCTCCACGCCCGCCAGCCTGCGGACCAG AGGAAGGAGGCGGCCGGAGACGATGACGCACGGGAGGTGGAGTTGACCGAGGTGGACCTGTGGCCCCAGGGTCAGGCCAGGGTTGTGGCCATCAAGGAGGAAGGGGCAGCCCAG CACACAATGCCCGCTCCCACAACACCAGACCCCGAGGACAACTGCATCGTACACGACCTCACTGGCCACAGCGCTGTCCAGCAGCGGCCCT CATGCCCCCGGTTGGTTGAGCCAAAGGAGACGTCTCCGCTGCACGGCCTGGGTCACCTCATCATGGACCAGAGCTACGTGTGTGCCCTCATTGCCATGATG GTGTGGAGCATCACCTACCACAGCTGGCTGACCTTCGTACTGCTGCTCTGGGCCTGCCTCATCTGGACGGTGCGCAGCCGCCACCAGCTGGCCATGCTCTGCTCGCCCTTCATTCTGCTCTATGGGCTGGCGCTCTGCTGCCTGCGTTACGTGTGGGCCATGGACCTGCAGGCTGAGCTGCCCACCGCCCTGGGCCCCGTCAGCCTGCGCCAGCTGGGGCTGGAGCACACCCGTTACCCCTGCCTGGACCTGGGCGCCATG CTGCTGTGCACCCTGACCTTCTGGCTCCTGCTGCGCCAGTTTGTGAAGGAGAAGCTGCTGAGGAGGGTGCGGGCCCCCGTGGCGCTGACGGAGGTCACCGTGGCCGCCACAG AGCCCACACGGACGCAGATGCTGCTGCGGAGCCTGGGGGAGCTGGTCAGGGGCATCTACGCCAAGTACTGGATCTACGTGTGTGCAGGCATGTTCATCGTGGTCAGCTTTGCTGGCCGCCTGGTGGTCTACAAGATTGTCTACATGTTGCTCTTCCTGCTCTGTCTCATCCTCTTCCAG GTCTACTACAGCCTGTGGCGGAAGCTGCTCAAGGCGTTCTGGTGGCTGGTAGTGGCCTACACCATGCTGGTGCTGGTGGCCGTCTACACCTTCCAGTTCCAGGACTTCCCGGCCTACTGGCGCAACCTGACGGGCCTCACCGATGAGCA GCTGGGGGACCTGGGCCTGGAGCAGTTCAGCGTGTCTGAGCTCTTCTCCAGCATCCTGGTCCCCGGCTTCTTTCTGCTCGCCTGCATCCTGCAGCTGCACTACTTCCACCGGCCCTTCATGCAGCTCACCGACCCTGAGCACCGGCCGCTGCCCGGTGCCTGCATCCCACGCTGGGTTCCTGG GCAGGACGCGGTGAGCCGGAcccccctgctgcagcaggaggaagaggaggaggtgcCTAGGGACGAGGGGCTGGGCACAGCCAGCCCCCACCAGGCCACGCAGGTCCCAGAAG CCAGCAAGTGGGGCCTGGTGGCTGAGCGCCTGCTGGACCTGGCCACCGGCTTCTCGGACGTCATCACCCGCGTGCAGGTGCTGGTGCGGCGCCTGCTGGAGCTGCATGTCTTCAAGCTGGTGGCCCTGTACACTGTGTGGGTGGCTCTGAAGGAG GTGTCAGTGCTGAACTTCCTGCTGGTTGTGCTCTGGGCCTTCGCCCTGCCCTACCCACGCTTCCGGCCCATGGCCTCGTGCCTGGCCACCGTGTGGACCTGCATCATCATCGTGTGCAAGATGCTGTACCAGCTCAAGGTGGTCAACCCCCACGAGTACGCCAGCAACTGCACGGAG CCCTTCCCCAACAGTACGAACCTGCAGAAGACAGAGATCCGCCAGTCCTTGCTGTACCGAGGGCCTGTCGACCCCGCCAACTGGTTTGGAGTGCGGAAGGGCTTCCCCAACCTGGGCTACATCCAG AACCACCTGcagatcctgctgctgctggtgtTCGAGGCCATGGTGTACCGGAGCCAGGACTACCACCGCCGCCGGCATCAGCTGGCCCCGCTGCCTGCCCAGGCCGTCTGCGCCGAGGGCACCCGCCAGCAGCTGGACCGTGACCTGCCCAGCTGCCTCAAGTACTACGTGAATTTCTTCTTCTACAAATTTGGGCTGGAG GTCTGCTTCCTGGCGGCCGTGAACGTGATCGGGCAGCGCATGAACTTCATGGTCATCCTGCACGGCTGCTGGCTGGTGGCCATCCTTACCCGCCGACGCCGGGAGGCCATCACCCGCCTCTGGCCCAATTACTGCCTGTTCCTGGCACTCTTCCTGCTGTACCAGtacctgctgtgcctgggcgtccCCCCAGCCCTGTGCATCG ACTACCCATGGCGCTGGAGCCGGGCCGTCCCCATGAACTCCGCGCTCATCAAGTGGCTGTACCTGCCTGACTTCTTCAGTGCCCCCAATGCCACCAACCTCATCA GTGACTTCCTCCTGCTGCTCTGTGCCTCCCAGCAATGGCAGGTGTTCTCGGCCGAGCGCACGGAGGAGTGGCGACACATGGCCGGTGTCAATACTGACCGCCTGGAACCGCTGCGGGGGGAGCCCAACCCCGTGCCCAACTTCATCCACTGCAG GTCCTACCTCGACATGCTGAAGGTAGCCGTCTTCCGCTACCTCTTCtggctggtgctggtggtggtgttcaTCACGGGGGCCACGCGCATCAGCGTCTTTGGGCTGGGCTACCTACTGGCCTGCTTCTACTTGCTGCTCTTCGGCACCAGCCTGCAGCAGAAGGACACGCGTGCCCGCCTCGTGCTGTGGGACTGCCTCATCCTTTACAACGTCACTGTCATCGTCTCCAAGAATATGCTCTCT CTCCTGTCCTGCGTCTTTGTGGAGCAGATGCAGAGCAGCTTCTGCTGGGTTATCCAGCTCTTCAGCCTCGTATGCACCGTCAAGGGCTACTACGATC CCAAGGAGATGCTGGGCCGCGACCAGGACTGCCTGCTGCCTGTGGAGGAGGCGGGCGTCCTGTGGGACAGCGTCTGCTTCCTGTTTCTGCTGCTGCAGCGCAGGGTGTTCCTCAGCTACTACTTCCTGCACGTTCAGGCCGAGCTCCGCGCCACCGCCCTGCAGGCCTCCAG GGGCTTCGCCCTCTACAATGCTGCCAACCTCAAGACCATCGAGCTCCACCGCAGGGCGGAGGAGAAGTCTCTGGCCCAGCTGAAAAGACA GATGGAGCGGATCCGGGCCAAGCAGGAGAAGCACAGGCAGGGCCGGGCCAACCGAGGCCGCCTTCAGGGCTCCCCAGACCCCGGCCAAGAGCCAG GGCCCGGCAGTCCAGGGGGCGCCTCCCCGCCACGACAGCAGTGGTGGCGGCCCTGGCTGGACCACGCCACAG TTATCCACTCTGGGGACTACTTCCTGTTCGAGTCGgacagtgaggaggaggaggaagcccagcctgaggaccccaggccaTCATCACAGAGTGCCTTCCAG ATGGCGTACCAGGCGTGGGTGACCAACGCGCAGACGGTGCTgcggcagcagcggcagcagcgggCCGAGCAGCTGCGCACAG GAGGCGACCCAAGCCAGGAGGCAGGGCCGGCAGAGGGCTTGGAGGATGAGGTGACCG GCCGCAGCCATGTGATGCAGCGAGTGCTGAGCGCTGTGCAGTTCCTGTGGGTGCTGGGCCAGGCGCTGGTGGATGGGCTGACGCGCTGGTTGCACGACTTCACGCGGCACCATCGCGCCATGAGCGACGTACTGCGTGCTGAGCGCTACCTGCTCACTCAGGAGCTGCTCCGG GGCGGAGAGGTGCGTCGGGACGTGGTGGACCAGCTGTACGCCAGCGAAGCCGAGGCGGCCCGTGATGCGCTGAGCACAGCATCGAG cgggctgggggtggaggagccGCTGAGCAGCATGACCGAGGACACCAGCAGCCCCCTGAGCACCGGCTACAACACCCGCAGCAGCAGCGAAGAGGTGGTCACCGAGCCCGGGGCTTCTCTGCTCGGCTCTGGGGAGCTTCCCGCCAGCGGCCGCGGCCGAATGCGCACGGCCAGCGAGCTGCTCCTGGACAG GTGCGTGCACATTCCGGAGCTGGAGGAGGCGGAGCAGTTTGCGGCAGGGCGGGGTCGGGTGCTGCGGCTGCTGGAGGCCATGTACCAGTGCGTGGCTGCCCACTCGGAGCTGCTGTGCTACTTCGTCATCGTCCTCAACCACATGGTCACTGCCTCAGCCACCTCCCTCGTGCTGCCCGTGCTGGTCTTCCTGTGGGCCATGCTGTCCATCCCGCGGCCCAGCAAGCGCTTCTGGATGACGGCCATCGTCTTCACCGAG GTCACGGTGGTCGCCAAGTACCTGTTCCAGTTTGGCTTCTTCCCCTGGAACAGCCACGCAGTGCTGCGGCGCTATGAGAACAAGCCCTACTTCCCGCCGCGCATCCTGGGCCTGGAGAAGAGCGACAGCTACGTCAAGTATGACCTGCTGCAGCTCATGGCGCTCTTCTTCCACCGTGCACAGCTGCTG TGCTACGGCCTCTGGGACCATGAGGACCCCCCACTGTCCAAGGAGCACGACGGGGGCAGTGCCAAGGAGAAGGGGGCTGAGGAGGAGCCAGACCTGCCCACACCccaagaggagccaggaggggcaGCCAGGCCCCCTGCTGAGGACAACAGCCAGGCGGAAGCGAAGGGTGGGCCCCTGGAGCCCGGCGACAAGAGGCGCATCAGCCTCCGTTTccggaggaggaggaaggagagcacAGAAGCCAGAGGACAGGCCATTG AAGGCGAGGAGGAGGCGGCAGCAGTGGCGGTGGTGGCGGCGGGGGCAGCCGCCTTGCGGAGAGAGAAGAAGCGGAGTCGCCCCCGGGAAAGAGTGAGGGTGCTGGGGGTCCGGCTGCAGAGCTTCTGCCTGTCCCT GGCCCAGAGCATGTACTGGCCCGTGCGGCGCTTCTTCCAGGACATCCTGCACACGAAGTACCGGGCCGCTACCGACGTCTACGCGCTCATGTTCCTGGCCGACGTCATCgacttcatcatcatcattttcggATTCTGGGCCTTTGGG AAGCACTCGGCAGCCACGGACATCACATCCTCCCTGTCAGACGACCAGGTGCCCGAGGCTTTCCTGGTCATGCTGCTGATCCAGTTCAGTACCATGGTCATCGACCGCGCCCTCTACCTGCGCAAGACCGTGCTGGGCAAGCTGGCCTTCCAGGTGGTCCTGGTGCTGGCCGTCCACCTCTGGATGTTCTTCATCCTGCCCGCCGTCACCGAGCG GATGTTCAGCCAGAACGCGGTGGCCCAGCTGTGGTACTTTGTGAAATGCATCTACTTCGCTTTGTCCGCCTACCAAATCCGCTGCGGCTACCCCACCCGCATCCTTGGCAACTTTCTCACCAAGAAGTACAACCACCTCAAcctcttcctcttccaggg GTTCCGGCTGGTGCCATTCCTGGTGGAGCTGCGGGCGGTGATGGACTGGGTGTGGACGGACACCACGCTGTCCCTGTCCAACTGGATGTGCGTGGAGGACATCTATGCCAATATCTTCATCATCAAGTGCAGCCGGGAGACCGAGAAG aaataCCCGCAGCCCaaggggcagaagaagaagaagattgtCAAGTACGGCATGGGCGGCCTCATCATCCTGTTCCTTGTGGCCATCATCTGGTTCCCGCTGCTCTTCATGTCCCTGGTGCGCTCTGTGGTCGGCGTCGTCAACCAGCCCATCGACGTCACCGTCACTCTCAAGCTGGGAGGCTACGAG CCCCTGTTCACCATGAGTGCCCAGCAGCCATCCATTGTGCCCTTCACGCACCACACCTACGAGGAGCTGTCCAAGCAGTTTGACCCCCACCCG CTGGCCATGCAGTTCATCAGCCAGTACAGCCCCGAGGATATCGTCACGGTGCACATCGAGGGCAGCTCTGGGGCGCTCTGGCGCATCAGCCCACCAAGCCGGGCGCAGATGAAGCGGGAGCTGTATAACGGCACAGCCGACATCACCCTGCGCTTCACCTGGAACTTCCAGAG GGACCTGGCCAAGGGCGGCAGCGTGGAGTACACCAACGAGAAGCACACCCTGGACCTGGCCCCCAACAGCACCGCCCGGCGGCAGCTGGCCAGCCTGCTGGAAGGTACCTCGGACCAGTCAGT GGTCATCCCCCACCTCTTCCCCAAGTACATCCGTGCCCCCAACGGGCCTGAAGCCAACCCTGTGAAGCAGCTGCAGCCCA ACGAGGAGGCTGACTACCTCGGCGTGCGTATCCAGCTGCGCAGGGAGCGTGTGGGCACGGGGGCAGCTGGCTTCCTCGAGTGGTGGGTCATTGAGCTGCAGGACTGCCAGGCCAACTGCAACCTACTGCCCATGGTCATCTTCAGTGACAAGGTCAGCCCACCCAGCCTGGGCTTCCTGGCCGGCTATGG CATCATGGGGCTGTACGTGTCCATCGTGCTGGTCATCGGTAAGTTCGTGCGCGGCTTCTTCAGCGAGATATCGCACTCCATCATGTTCGAGGAGCTGCCGTGTGTGGACCGCATCCTCAAGCTCTGCCAGGACATCTTCCTGGTGCGGGAGACGCGGGAgctggagctggaggaggagctcTACGCCAAGCTCATCTTCCTGTACCGCTCGCCCGAGACCATGATCAAGTGGACGCGCGACAAGGAGTAG